A stretch of Megalobrama amblycephala isolate DHTTF-2021 linkage group LG14, ASM1881202v1, whole genome shotgun sequence DNA encodes these proteins:
- the cmah gene encoding cytidine monophosphate-N-acetylneuraminic acid hydroxylase, translating into MTSQVSMTVLRLQAEDVQTLKDGINFKKNPEDGKCYIIYKAKDKLRACRNQCKHQGGLFIKDIEDMDGRTVRCTKHYWKLNVATMEYVNPPDSFMQDELEALLSDTDGSLELVELNPPDPWTREPREAQELHAGEITLTYITHACMELKAGNKKMMFDPWLTGPAFARGWWLLHEPPSDAMDRLCQADLIYISHMHSDHLSYPTLRQLSKKRPDIPIYVGNTSRPVFWYLEKSGVNLTNINVVPFGVWQNVDDHLRFMILMDGVHPEMDTCLIVEYKGHMILNTVDCTRPNNGRLPHGVDVMMSDFAGGASGFPMTFHGGKYTESWKADFIKNERKKLLNYKTQLVKSLQPKIYCPFAGYFTEAHPSDRYIKETNIKNSPVDLNESIRKSCPNTLTWTPLPGSVLDLALAIKDPSNRSAITELNGTKIYKDSWDFDLYVDELNASISAEIFKYKSWIQHYYNWAGFKGYNLVIRVIETDDDFKPLREGYDYLVDFMDLSFPDTRPEREHAYEEIKNRVGVMRHVVLNGLLWDDLYIGFNNRMSRDPDVYHHKFWNHFQTELPLSAPDWDHFLQIARDTDVTDESSNNCVLS; encoded by the exons ATGACATCTCAGGTCTCAATGACAGTCCTGCGACTGCAGGCTGAAGACGTCCAGACACTGAAAGATGGAATTAATTTCAAGAAAAACCCAGAGGATGGCAAATGCTACATAATTTACAAAGCCAAAGACAAACTACGAGCATGTAGAAACCAGTGCAAACACCAGGGTGGACTCTTCATTAAAGACATAGAGGACATGGACGGCAG GACAGTACGCTGCACTAAACACTACTGGAAACTTAACGTGGCCACAATGGAGTACGTCAACCCTCCAGACAGCTTCATGCAAGATGAACTCG aggcGTTGCTGTCAGACACTGACGGTAGTTTAGAGCTGGTTGAGTTGAATCCTCCAGACCCCTGGACCAGAGAGCCCAGAGAAGCACAAGAGCTACACGCCGGAGAGATTACG CTAACGTACATCACGCACGCATGTATGGAGCTTAAGGCGGGGAACAAGAAGATGATGTTTGACCCGTGGCTCACAGGACCAGCGTTTGCGAGAGGCTGGTGGCTCCTTCATGAACCTCCGTCTGATGCCATGGACAGACTCTGTCAGGCAGATCTCATTTACATCAGCCACATGCATTCAGATCACCTGAG CTACCCAACTTTGCGACAGCTTTCCAAGAAGCGTCCAGATATTCCCATTTATGTCGGAAACACTTCACGGCCGGTGTTCTG GTATCTGGAGAAAAGTGGAGTGAATTTAACAAACATCAACGTGGTGCCGTTCGGTGTGTGGCAGAAT GTCGACGATCACCTGAGATTTATGATTCTGATGGACGGAGTTCATCCTGAGATGGACACCTGCTTGATCGTGGAGTATAAAG GTCACATGATCCTGAATACGGTGGACTGCACCAGACCAAACAATGGACGTCTTCCACACGGTGTTGACGTGATGATGAGCGACTTCGCTGGCGGCGCCTCTGGTTTCCCCATGACCTTCCATGGCGGCAAGTACACTG AAAGCTGGAAGGCGGATTTCATCAAGAATGAGAGGAAGAAACTGCTAAACTATAAGACTCAGCTGGTGAAATCCCTGCAGCCCAAGATCTACTGCCCCTTTGCTGGATACTTCACAGAAGCTCATCCCTCTGACAG GTACATAAAGGAGACGAACATCAAGAACAGCCCAGTAGACCTGAATGAATCAATAAGGAAGAGCTGTCCAAACACCTTGACCTGGACACCTTTACCCGGTTCTGTCCTGGATTTGGCCCTCGCAATAAAAGATCCATCTAACAg GAGTGCCATCACTGAACTCAACGGTACAAAGATCTATAAGGACAGTTGGGACTTTGACTTGTATGTGGATGAACTAAATGCTTCCATTTCAGCTGAAATCTTTAAATACAAAAGCTGGATCCAGCACTACTATAACTGGGCAGGATTTAAAGGCTACAATCTGGTCATTCgg GTCATTGAGACAGATGATGATTTCAAGCCCCTGCGTGAAGGTTACGACTATCTGGTGGACTTTATGGACCTTTCTTTCCCAGACACACGCCCGGAGAGAGAGCATGCGTATGAGGAG ATCAAGAACAGAGTGGGTGTGATGAGGCACGTGGTTTTGAACGGGCTGCTATGGGACGACCTGTACATCGGCTTCAATAACAGAATGAGTCGAGATCCTGATGTTTACCACCACAA GTTCTGGAATCATTTTCAGACAGAGCTGCCACTATCAGCACCAGACTGGGATCATTTTCTTCAAATTGCCAGAGACACAGACGTGACAGATGAGAGCAGTAACAACTGTGTGCTGTcttaa